A part of Kineosporia sp. NBRC 101731 genomic DNA contains:
- a CDS encoding zinc-binding dehydrogenase, translating into MRAVVHHEFGDPSEVLVVEEVPTPEPAEGEVRVRTVLSAVHNHDLWTIRGTYGFKPELPARAGTEAVGVVDALGAGVEGLTVGQRVVASTIFGVWAEYFVAKASSLIPVPDALSDEVAAQLVSMPFSALSLIDSLGLKEGDWIVENAANGAVGRLVAQLAAPRGINVLGLVRRAEGVEELAKHGIGNIVATDAEDWQDKAGEITGGAPVVVGVDSVGGSSAGDVLSLIAEDGTLVVFGAMASPTMELSSGTIIFKNITVKGFWGSTVSRAMAADHRKKLLTELVTRAIDGSLTLPVDAVYSFDEVRKASTANFTAGRDGKILLRP; encoded by the coding sequence ATGCGCGCTGTCGTCCATCATGAGTTCGGTGACCCCTCCGAGGTACTCGTCGTCGAGGAGGTGCCCACGCCCGAGCCCGCCGAGGGCGAGGTGCGGGTGCGGACCGTCCTGTCCGCCGTGCACAACCACGATCTGTGGACCATTCGCGGCACCTACGGGTTCAAGCCCGAGCTGCCCGCCCGGGCCGGTACCGAGGCCGTCGGGGTCGTCGACGCGCTCGGCGCCGGTGTCGAGGGCCTGACCGTCGGTCAGAGGGTCGTCGCCAGCACCATTTTCGGTGTCTGGGCGGAGTACTTCGTGGCCAAGGCCAGCTCGCTGATCCCGGTACCCGATGCGCTGTCCGACGAGGTCGCCGCGCAGCTGGTCTCCATGCCGTTCTCCGCGCTGAGCCTGATCGACTCGCTCGGCCTGAAGGAGGGTGACTGGATCGTCGAGAACGCCGCCAACGGTGCGGTCGGCCGTCTGGTGGCCCAGCTGGCGGCCCCGCGCGGCATCAACGTGCTCGGGCTGGTGCGCCGGGCCGAGGGCGTCGAGGAACTGGCGAAGCACGGCATCGGCAACATCGTCGCCACCGACGCCGAGGATTGGCAGGACAAGGCCGGCGAGATCACCGGCGGCGCACCGGTCGTCGTGGGGGTGGACTCCGTGGGTGGTTCCTCGGCCGGTGACGTGCTGTCGCTGATCGCCGAGGACGGCACACTGGTGGTCTTCGGGGCGATGGCCTCGCCGACCATGGAGCTGAGCTCCGGCACCATCATCTTCAAGAACATCACGGTGAAGGGCTTCTGGGGCAGCACGGTGAGCCGGGCGATGGCCGCCGACCACCGTAAGAAGCTCCTGACCGAGCTCGTCACCCGGGCGATCGACGGTTCCCTGACCCTGCCGGTCGACGCGGTGTACTCGTTCGACGAGGTGCGCAAGGCCAGCACGGCGAACTTCACGGCCGGGCGCGACGGCAAGATTCTGCTGCGCCCGTGA
- a CDS encoding PAS domain-containing protein, translating to MSVSDVHSDLPAPGTPDDALMRHVFDSLDGRIGVLARDGEVFEANCAWDQMAAGTGWAVHGPHGGNLLSRARSLTSDLAGPLAAALDLVLAGGPPMEVKGELPAGQGTERVVVRLRPVHGDRQAAAVVTIVDITGPLHVQQEQRRTADQAQMIALVARHTDSAVVILDAQGRVEWVNEAFSRISEYPVEEVVGRHRSDLVPGPFARSKGFAAFEQALREGSSADLQVPNQSKGGRTYWVQMEIRPITEDGSMAGLFICIERDITNQRSADEQLRAANRHARLLAEELHAEKNLLAEVLGAIPHLVYWKDADLRYAGVNPAFLSLRGLSRPEDVLERTEGELDHSDDLTDVLLDAETAVLLSGQPRENQRVLINSAKEGSGWRSLLLSVLPQTDDDGVIGGVIGVAADVTQLSALEQQLAQASRLESIGQLAAGIAHEINTPVQYVSDNTGFLVSCFREILDALTITRETLENDSDLDAARSALAAIDLDFLAEEIPSALSQSQEGLTRVAQIVRAMKDFSHPGQGRAEADLNQAVRTTIQVCRNEWRYVADVELDLSDAVGLVACYEGELKQVLLNIVVNAAQAIDEQRAQVGRDDLGHILITSRRTAEGVRIVVSDDGPGMDEEVRRRVFDPFFTTKPVGRGTGQGLSMAYAVIAQKHAGNIVVDSAPGQGTSFTIDLPDARPDAPVDDAA from the coding sequence ATGAGCGTTTCCGACGTGCACTCCGACCTGCCCGCCCCGGGTACGCCGGACGACGCCCTGATGCGCCACGTCTTCGACAGCCTGGACGGCCGGATCGGCGTGCTCGCCCGCGACGGTGAGGTTTTCGAGGCCAACTGCGCGTGGGACCAGATGGCCGCCGGAACCGGCTGGGCGGTACACGGCCCGCACGGGGGCAACCTGCTCAGCCGGGCCCGCTCCCTGACCTCCGATCTGGCCGGACCCCTGGCGGCGGCTCTGGACCTGGTCCTGGCCGGGGGCCCTCCGATGGAGGTGAAAGGTGAACTGCCGGCCGGTCAGGGCACGGAGCGGGTGGTGGTGCGACTGCGGCCGGTTCACGGCGACCGGCAGGCTGCCGCCGTCGTCACCATCGTCGACATCACGGGCCCCTTGCACGTGCAGCAGGAGCAGCGCCGCACCGCCGACCAGGCCCAGATGATCGCGCTGGTCGCGCGGCACACCGACAGCGCGGTGGTGATCCTCGACGCGCAGGGGCGGGTCGAATGGGTGAACGAGGCCTTCAGCCGGATCAGCGAGTATCCCGTCGAGGAGGTGGTCGGCCGGCACCGCAGCGACCTGGTGCCGGGCCCGTTCGCCCGCAGCAAGGGTTTCGCCGCGTTCGAGCAGGCACTGCGCGAGGGCAGCAGCGCCGACCTCCAGGTACCGAACCAGAGCAAGGGCGGCCGCACCTACTGGGTGCAGATGGAGATCCGGCCCATTACCGAAGACGGATCCATGGCGGGCCTCTTCATCTGCATCGAACGCGATATCACCAATCAGCGCAGCGCCGACGAGCAGCTACGGGCCGCGAACCGCCACGCGCGGCTGCTCGCCGAGGAGCTGCACGCCGAGAAGAACCTGCTGGCGGAGGTTCTGGGCGCCATTCCGCATCTGGTCTACTGGAAGGACGCCGATCTGCGCTATGCGGGTGTGAATCCCGCGTTCCTGTCCCTGCGGGGCCTGTCGCGCCCCGAAGACGTGCTGGAGCGTACCGAGGGCGAGCTGGACCACTCCGACGACCTGACCGATGTCCTGCTCGACGCCGAGACGGCCGTGCTCCTCAGCGGGCAGCCGCGCGAGAACCAGCGCGTGCTCATCAATTCCGCCAAGGAAGGGTCCGGCTGGCGGAGTCTGTTACTGAGTGTGCTGCCGCAGACCGACGACGACGGCGTGATCGGCGGCGTCATCGGTGTGGCGGCCGACGTCACCCAGTTGTCCGCCCTGGAACAACAACTCGCCCAGGCCAGCCGACTGGAGTCGATCGGGCAGCTCGCCGCCGGTATCGCCCACGAGATCAACACGCCGGTGCAGTATGTCTCCGACAACACCGGTTTCCTGGTGAGCTGTTTCCGCGAGATTCTGGACGCCCTGACGATCACCCGCGAGACGCTGGAGAACGATTCCGACCTGGACGCCGCCCGGAGCGCGCTGGCCGCGATCGACCTGGACTTCCTGGCCGAGGAGATCCCCAGCGCCCTGAGCCAGAGCCAGGAGGGCCTCACCCGGGTTGCCCAGATCGTCCGGGCGATGAAGGACTTCTCGCATCCCGGGCAGGGCCGGGCCGAGGCCGACCTGAACCAGGCCGTCCGCACCACCATCCAGGTCTGCCGCAACGAATGGCGCTACGTGGCCGATGTCGAACTCGACCTGTCGGACGCGGTCGGGCTGGTCGCCTGCTACGAGGGCGAACTCAAGCAGGTGCTGCTGAACATCGTGGTGAACGCGGCCCAGGCGATCGACGAGCAGCGGGCCCAGGTGGGCCGGGACGATCTGGGCCACATCCTGATCACCAGTCGCCGAACGGCCGAAGGCGTGCGCATCGTGGTGAGCGACGACGGCCCCGGGATGGACGAGGAGGTCAGGCGCCGCGTGTTCGACCCCTTCTTCACCACCAAACCGGTCGGCCGGGGTACCGGGCAGGGGCTCAGCATGGCCTACGCCGTCATCGCCCAGAAGCACGCCGGCAACATCGTCGTGGACTCTGCTCCCGGGCAGGGAACGTCTTTCACGATCGACCTGCCCGACGCGCGACCCGATGCCCCGGTCGACGACGCAGCCTGA
- a CDS encoding HDOD domain-containing protein, which produces MDDEPHLLAGLRRSLHGHRPTWQTRFAGSGPEALEMIDAGGIDAVVSDMRMPGMDGARLLTEVQRRSPGTARIVLSGQADIDAVLAVVRSAQKFLAKPCEVNVLVEAVERTLEVQRQLTDPYLRALIGGIESVPSLPVVYHELVSAMNAADTGLDRIAEIISRDIAATTDLLKLVNSAFFGLPRTVVTVRTAVSLLGLDNIQALILTGHVFRVSADLSSHLDVRALQSRALARAGIARAVAHAEGWPAYECDIVALACLLRDVGRLVLTEGLPEQADALAAVLAERSPVTPPDMAALEREHFGCTVAQASAYLLGLWAFAPSVVHAVANLPLPAGSSPTPAEEVMDFSSRYVPDAHVIWPDPPPDQVTAARFRHWDEIARALPVMEVTA; this is translated from the coding sequence GTGGACGACGAGCCACACCTTCTGGCCGGATTGAGGCGATCGCTGCACGGCCACCGGCCGACCTGGCAGACCCGCTTCGCCGGCTCCGGCCCAGAGGCTCTGGAGATGATCGACGCGGGCGGTATCGACGCCGTGGTCTCGGACATGCGGATGCCCGGGATGGACGGTGCCCGCCTACTCACCGAAGTACAGCGCCGGTCACCGGGAACCGCCCGCATCGTGCTCTCCGGCCAGGCCGACATCGACGCCGTCCTCGCCGTCGTGCGCTCGGCGCAGAAGTTCCTGGCCAAACCGTGCGAGGTGAACGTGCTCGTAGAAGCCGTGGAGCGCACGCTCGAGGTGCAGCGGCAACTGACCGACCCGTACCTGCGGGCGCTGATCGGGGGGATCGAGTCGGTTCCTTCCCTGCCTGTCGTCTACCACGAGCTGGTCTCGGCGATGAACGCCGCGGACACCGGCCTGGACCGGATCGCCGAGATCATCAGCCGGGACATCGCCGCCACCACCGACCTGCTCAAACTGGTCAACTCGGCCTTCTTCGGCCTGCCGAGAACCGTCGTCACGGTCCGCACCGCGGTCTCCCTGCTCGGCCTCGACAACATCCAGGCCCTGATCCTGACCGGGCACGTCTTCCGGGTCAGCGCCGACCTGAGCAGCCACCTCGACGTGCGTGCGTTGCAGTCGAGGGCGCTGGCCCGGGCGGGCATCGCCCGGGCCGTGGCCCACGCCGAGGGATGGCCCGCGTACGAGTGCGACATCGTCGCACTCGCCTGTCTGCTACGTGATGTGGGACGCCTCGTGCTGACCGAGGGTCTACCCGAACAGGCCGACGCCCTGGCGGCCGTACTGGCCGAGCGCTCTCCCGTCACTCCGCCGGACATGGCCGCCCTGGAACGGGAGCACTTCGGCTGCACGGTGGCCCAGGCGAGCGCCTATCTCCTGGGCCTGTGGGCTTTCGCCCCCTCGGTCGTCCATGCCGTGGCGAACCTTCCGCTACCGGCCGGCAGCAGCCCGACCCCGGCCGAGGAGGTGATGGATTTCAGCAGTCGCTATGTGCCTGATGCACACGTCATCTGGCCCGACCCACCACCGGACCAGGTGACGGCCGCCCGTTTCCGGCACTGGGACGAGATCGCCCGTGCCCTTCCCGTCATGGAGGTGACCGCCTGA
- a CDS encoding HD domain-containing phosphohydrolase, which translates to MSVNELTPVLMVDDEPNVLDGYRRSLHGRFRVVTAKSGAEGLAAVERAVKAGKPFPVIVSDMKMPAMNGAEFLGKARAIDSDAVQMLLSGQADLESTIAAVNNGNLFRFLSKPCSGDDMEAALTDAARHHQLVRAERELLESTLAGAVDVLTEVLASASPEAFARTRRVHDLVTSAAKSLKLSDWRLPLAAMLSQVGAVAVPPDVLQRALTGKALAPEEIEVYRRHPEVGRRMLEKIPRLEDIARWIGDQPVRPPASTETGMPSDDLDWDRPAPEGAEPAEVLLHAALVQVILVDAGVPVREVSVLLAESGRHPKNVLDALARASSSLAPQGVRREITVDFVAPGMVLLEDVVTRTGIALMRKGERITEATAMRLDNFARTVGICEPVVVQDRA; encoded by the coding sequence ATGAGCGTCAATGAGCTGACTCCCGTCCTGATGGTGGACGACGAACCGAACGTCCTCGACGGCTACCGCCGGTCTCTGCACGGGCGCTTCCGGGTGGTCACGGCCAAGTCGGGTGCAGAAGGGCTGGCCGCCGTCGAACGTGCGGTCAAGGCGGGCAAACCGTTTCCGGTGATCGTCTCGGACATGAAGATGCCGGCCATGAACGGCGCCGAATTCCTGGGCAAGGCAAGGGCGATCGACTCCGACGCGGTGCAGATGCTGCTCAGCGGCCAGGCCGATCTGGAGTCGACGATCGCCGCTGTGAACAACGGCAACCTCTTCCGGTTCCTGTCCAAGCCCTGTTCCGGCGACGACATGGAGGCCGCGCTCACCGACGCGGCACGCCACCACCAGCTGGTGCGCGCCGAGCGGGAACTGCTCGAGAGCACCCTGGCCGGAGCCGTCGACGTGCTCACCGAGGTCCTCGCGAGCGCCAGCCCGGAGGCCTTCGCCCGCACCCGGCGGGTGCACGACCTGGTGACGTCGGCGGCCAAGAGCCTGAAGCTCTCGGACTGGCGCCTGCCTCTGGCCGCCATGCTCAGCCAGGTCGGTGCCGTGGCCGTGCCTCCGGACGTGCTCCAGCGGGCGCTCACCGGAAAAGCCCTGGCTCCTGAGGAGATCGAGGTCTACCGGCGCCATCCGGAGGTGGGCCGGCGGATGCTGGAGAAGATCCCCCGCCTGGAGGACATCGCCCGGTGGATCGGCGACCAGCCGGTCCGCCCGCCGGCCTCGACCGAGACCGGTATGCCGTCGGACGACCTCGACTGGGACCGGCCGGCACCCGAGGGCGCGGAGCCGGCCGAGGTGCTGCTGCACGCGGCTCTGGTGCAGGTCATCCTGGTGGATGCGGGTGTCCCGGTGCGTGAGGTGTCGGTGCTGCTGGCCGAGTCGGGACGTCATCCGAAGAACGTGCTCGACGCCCTGGCCCGGGCGTCGTCGTCGCTGGCCCCCCAGGGAGTGCGCCGCGAGATCACCGTCGACTTCGTCGCGCCCGGGATGGTGCTCCTCGAAGACGTCGTCACCCGCACGGGAATCGCCCTGATGCGCAAGGGTGAACGCATCACCGAGGCGACCGCGATGCGGCTGGACAACTTCGCCCGCACGGTGGGGATCTGTGAGCCCGTCGTCGTGCAGGACCGCGCTTGA